AGATCCACCGCAAGATCCAGTCGCTGCCCCGCAACAGCGCCCCCACCCGGGTGCGCAACCGCTGCTGGGCCACCGGCAAGCCCCGCGGTGTGTACCGCGATTTCGGCCTCTGCCGCAACCAGCTGCGCGAGCGGGCCCACAAGGGTGAGCTGCCCGGCGTGGTCAAGTCGTCCTGGTGATCGCGGGCTCGCCCGCCTGAGCCTTCCGAGGGCGCCTGCGGGCGCCCTTTGTTGTAGCTGGCACCTGGGCCGCCGAGGCTTAGAAAAATGCAGGGGTTCCGCCGGCCGCCGGGGGCAAAATGCGAGAATGCCCCTTGACAAAGAGAGATAAGGCCCAGTGCAAGGACAAACTCAGTCGATCTCCTTCGATGGTCGGGAGATCCGGCTGACCACAGGTCGGTTCGCTCCCCAGGCGGGGGGCTCGGTGATGGTGGAGTGCGGTGACACCGCGGTGCTGGTCACCGCCACCCGCTCCGGCGGCCGCGAAGGCATCGACTTCCTCCCCCTCATCTGCGACTACGAGGAGCGGCTCTACGCCGCCGGCCGCATCCCCGGCAGCTTCATGCGGCGCGAAAGCCGCCCCCCCGAGCGCGCCACCCTGATCGCCCGCCTGATCGACCGCCCGATGCGGCCGCTCTTCCCGGCCTGGATGCGCGACGACCTGCAGATCGTGGCCACCTGCCTCTCGCTCGATGAGCGGGTGCCGCCCGATGTGCTCGCCGTGACCGGCGCCTCGATGGCCACCCTGCTGGCCAGGATCCCCTTCCACGGCCCCATGGCCGCCGTGCGGGTGGGCCTGCTGGGCGACGACTTCGTGCTCAACCCCAGCTACCGCGAGATCGAGCGCTCCGACCTCGACCTGGTGGTGGCCGGCACCCCCCAGGGCGTGATCATGGTGGAAGCGGGCGCCAACCAGCTGCCCGAACAGGATGTGATCGAGGGCATCGACTTCGGCTACGAAGCCGTGGGCGAGCTGATCAAGGCCCAGCAGAACCTGCTCAAGGATCTGGGCATCGAACAGGTGTTCCCCGACGAGCGCAGCGACGACCCCACCCTGCCCGCCTTCCTGGAGAAGGAATGCAGCGCCGCGATCGGTGAGGTGCTGCAGCAGTTCAGCCTCACCAAGGCCGAGCGCGATGCGAAGCTCGATGCCATCAAGGCCGAGGTGGGCGAGAAGATCGCCGCCCTCGCCGACGACGACCCGGTGCGCGCCGCGGCCGCCGGCAAGGCTTTCGGCAACAGCTACAAGGGCCTCACCAAGAAGCTGATGCGCGCCCAGATCGTGGGCGAGGGCAAGCGGGTGGATGGCCGCAGCCTCGATGAGGTGCGCCCGATCCAGGCCGCCGCCGGCGTGCTGCCCAAGCGGGTGCATGGCTCCGCCCTGTTCCAGCGCGGGCTCACCCAGGTGCTCTCCTGCGCCACCCTCGGCACCCCGAGCGATGCCCAGGAGATGGACGACCTCAACCCGTCCACCGAGAAGACCTACCTGCACCACTACAACTTCCCGCCCTACTCCACCGGCGAGACCAAGCCGATGCGCTCCCCCGGCCGCCGCGAGATCGGCCACGGCGCCCTGGCCGAGCGGGCCCTCATTCCCGTGCTGCCCACCAAGGAATCCTTCCCCTACGTGCTGCGGGTGGTGTCGGAGTGCCTCAGCTCCAACGGCTCCACCTCGATGGGCTCGGTGTGCGGCAGCACCCTGGCCCTGATGGATGCCGGCGTGCCCCTCAAGGCGCCGGTGAGCGGCGCCGCCATGGGCCTGATCAAGGAGGGCGAGGAGGTGCGCATCCTCACCGACATCCAGGGCATCGAGGACTTCCTCGGCGACATGGACTTCAAGGTGGCCGGCACCGAGAAGGGCATCACCGCCCTGCAGATGGACATGAAGATCACGGGTCTGGCGGTGGGCACCGTGGCCGAGGCCGTGAACCAGGCCCGCCCCGCCCGGCTGC
This portion of the Cyanobium sp. NIES-981 genome encodes:
- the rpsN gene encoding 30S ribosomal protein S14, which produces MAKKSMIARDVKRKKMVDRFAAKRAALKAAFEATADPMERLEIHRKIQSLPRNSAPTRVRNRCWATGKPRGVYRDFGLCRNQLRERAHKGELPGVVKSSW
- a CDS encoding polyribonucleotide nucleotidyltransferase, with amino-acid sequence MQGQTQSISFDGREIRLTTGRFAPQAGGSVMVECGDTAVLVTATRSGGREGIDFLPLICDYEERLYAAGRIPGSFMRRESRPPERATLIARLIDRPMRPLFPAWMRDDLQIVATCLSLDERVPPDVLAVTGASMATLLARIPFHGPMAAVRVGLLGDDFVLNPSYREIERSDLDLVVAGTPQGVIMVEAGANQLPEQDVIEGIDFGYEAVGELIKAQQNLLKDLGIEQVFPDERSDDPTLPAFLEKECSAAIGEVLQQFSLTKAERDAKLDAIKAEVGEKIAALADDDPVRAAAAGKAFGNSYKGLTKKLMRAQIVGEGKRVDGRSLDEVRPIQAAAGVLPKRVHGSALFQRGLTQVLSCATLGTPSDAQEMDDLNPSTEKTYLHHYNFPPYSTGETKPMRSPGRREIGHGALAERALIPVLPTKESFPYVLRVVSECLSSNGSTSMGSVCGSTLALMDAGVPLKAPVSGAAMGLIKEGEEVRILTDIQGIEDFLGDMDFKVAGTEKGITALQMDMKITGLAVGTVAEAVNQARPARLHILEKMLEAIDKPRDTLSPHAPRLLSFRIDPELIGTVIGPGGRTIKGITERTNTKIDIEDGGIVTIASHDGAAAEEAQRIIEGLTRRVSEGEVFTGGVTRVIPIGAFVEILPGKEGMIHISQLSEARVEKVEDVVNVGDQVTVRVREIDNRGRINLTLRGVPQADSPVPV